The nucleotide sequence GTCGACTACACCGGTCCGGCACCGGACAGTGCCACCGAAAGCGACGCTGATGATGAAACACTTAAAGCGTTGCCCAATGCCGGGATCACCATTCACTACCACCCGTCCAGCCACGCCGCGCCCTGCCGCTGGCATGTGCGGACCTATGGATTGTTCGCGGCCAACCCGTTCGGCGTGCATCATTTCGACGGCGGCCCCAAGACCGACGGCTATCGCTTGCCGGCCGGTGAATCGATTAACATGTTCCACCGCGTCGTCGTCCATGACGGACCGTTTGACCGCCAGCAAACCCTGGCCGACGAACAAGCGTATGCGACGGCCGCCGTATCGCCGGTCACCGGACAATGACAGCATCACGATGACCGAATCCGACAACGCGTTTTCGCTGGCCGGTCGTCAAGCCTTGGTCACCGGCGGGACTCAAGGCGTGGGCGCCGCGATCGCACGAGCGGTGGCGCGGGCGGGCGCTGATGTGATCGTGGTCGGCGTTCGCGACGACGCTTCGGCCCAGGAAGTCTTGGACGACATCCGACGGCACGGTCGCCAAGGCGAATTGCTGGTCGCCGACCTTTCGCAACCACCCCAGCGATACGTCGATGACATCTTGGCCGCCGCGTTGGATCGTTTTCCCGACTTGGGTTTGTTGGTCAACAACGTGGGGACCTACATCGATCGTCCATTCTTGGAGATGGATTGGTCGACGTACCAGACGACGATGAACTTGAACGTCGCGTGCGGTTACTTCTTGACGCAAGCGTTCGCGCGACACTGGATCACAAAAGGCATCGAAGGCCGAGTGGTCTTCACCGGTTCCATCAACGGCATGCTGGCCGAAGCCGACCACACCGCCTATGACACCAGCAAAGGCGCCGTTGCGGCGATGGTGCGATCGCTGTGTGTCGCTCTGGCACCGCACGGCATTCGCGTCAACAGCATGGCGCCGGGGCTGGTCCGCACTCCGCTGACCGGACCGGCGCTCGACCAAAACCGCTTGCAAGAATGGATGGAATTACACACTCCCAACGGCCGGGTTCCCGATGCAGACGTCTGTGGCGACGCGGTCGTATTCCTGCTGTCCCACGCGGCACGTCACGTTCACGGACAAACAATGTTGGTCGATGGCGGCATGAGTGTTTGGCAGCAACCCGATCCGCCATCGCAATTCGGTTAGACTTTCGCCCGACCCGTTTCGGTGAACTGTGTATTTCGACAAGACTGTGTATTTCGACAAGACTGTGTATTTCGACAAGCAGGTCTTCGGCTGACGACGATCCGATCGGCCAGATCCCGGTGCCAGTATCCCCGCATTAAACCCCCAATCCGATCGTTGGTCCGCAGCGTCAGTGAGCGTTTTTGAACGGGCAATCGTGGCCCATGAGACCGCTTGTCACACTGACCCCTGGTTGACCCGCCGATCGGCTTGTTGACGATTAGTCGCCGCCGGGCCAAACATGTCCGGCATCCTTTTTCCGATCCTTCACTTTCCACCACTCTTCCCCAGACGACCCACGAGGCAGATAGCAATGCGACGCGCCAAGATCTCGATCATCGGAGCCGGCAACGTCGGAGCAACCTGTGCGCACTGGTGTGCCGCAGCCGAACTTGGCGACATTGTCTTGTTGGATATTCCGCAAACCGAAACCATGCCGGCCGGCAAGGCGTTGGACTTGATGCAAGCGTCGCCCATCATGGGCTATGACGCCAATGTCACGGGCACCACCGACTACGCCGACACGGCCGACAGCGATGTGATCGTAGTGACCGCGGGCATTCCGCGGAAACCTGGCATGTCCCGCGACGACCTGCTGGCGACCAACGCCAAAATCATCACCAGCGTTGGTAGCGAAATCAAAAAGACCAGCCCGAACGCCGTGGTGATCGTCGTCAGCAACCCGCTGGACGCGATGGTCCAACAGATGTGGAAGGTCACCGGATTTGACAAGTCCAAGGTGTGCGGACAAGCCGGCGTTTTGGACACCGCACGTTATCGCACGTTCCTGGCGATGGAATTGGGTGTCAGCATCGAAGACATCAGTGCATTGTTGATGGGCGGTCACGGCGACACGATGGTGCCGATCCCCAGTTGCACCAGCGTCGGTGGTATCCCCGTTACCCAACTGATCGATGCGGGTCGCTTGGAAGAAATCGTCGACCGCACACGAAAGGGCGGCGCCGAAATCGTCTCGTTGCTGAAGACCGGCAGCGCCTATTACGCTCCCTCGGCCGCCTGTGCACAGATGGTCGAAGCGATCGTGAAGGACAAGAAACGTCTGCTCCCGGTCGCCGCGCTTTGCGAGAGTGAATACGGCGTCGGCGGCTACTACGTCGGCGTGCCCGTGATCATGGGTAAAGACGGCGTAGAAAAAATCATCGAACTGAAGTTGACCGATACCGAGACGTCCGCTTTTGAAAACAGCGTCAACGCAGTGAAGACGCTGGTCGCTTCGATGAACGAATTGCTGTCGGCTTAAACCCGATCCTTGGATTCCGACGCCGTGTTGGCACGCTTACCGCGTGCGTTGCCAGCGTTGATCACGCGGGGCTCGCACACACGGCAAACGAACCGGGCGTCATCGGATTCAATCGCATGGCCTGGATTGCGTTTGCATCATCACGATCAAACGCGATCCGCTCCTCAAAGTCGCCGGTATGTCGCTGGCGTTTTTGCCACCGCGATGCATTCCGGGCAAGTTTATCGATCAGGTCCGCTGATCGTAAAAACACAGTCCATTTGGATGTGTCTTTGCTAGCGTCATTGCTAGTCCAAAGACGATGCCTGCGGCACGCCAGGGTTACAATTTCCGCTTTATCACATTGAAACGGAATGCCATTCGGCTGCTCCGTTTTTTACCAGCGTCATCGACATTGACACCGGTCTTGCGCGACGCCTAACCTTCCGCTTATCTGGCGTGAAACCGGTGTTCAGTGTTCGGCAAAGCGGTCGCACCACTGTCACCCGCTTTTGCGCGACCTCCGCCTCTCGCCTTGTCCGCCGCACGTTCCTCCTTCCAAAGAAACCATGCGACGATTTCATGACCCCGACGGTCTCAGCACTGAAGCGTCCGAGCCATCGGAGACATGGAAATCGCCATGGAAAGACGAACCGTGCGGCTGGTCCGATGATGTCGCCGCCACGACCGATTCGTCGGCGATTGTTGGTGAAGATTCGACGGATGAATTGCCCGCGGCACGAACGTTCCTGCTGCCGCTGCACTATGAACCGGGCTACCAGTACCCGCTGGTCATCTGGCTGCATAACGACGGCTTTAACGAAACCCAAATCGAACAGGTGATGCCGCACATCAGCCTTCGCAATTATGTGGGCGTCGGCGTCCGCGGGGCGAAAGCCGGCGATGCGATCGGTCATCGATTTGACTGGTCCGACACCGAAGCGGCCGTGCAATCGGCTTGGCGACAAATCAATTCGGCGATCGACGAATCCAAACGACGGTTTGCCATCCATCCGGACCGGATTGTTTTGGCCGGATACCGCAGTGGCGGCACGATGGCACTGCGATTAGCGCTGCGTCATCCCGAGGTATTCGCGGGCGTGATTTCTTTGGGTGGTGCCTTGCCCACAGGACGCCGGCTGTTCAGCGACTTGAATGACCTGCGACGTCAGCGATTGTCCATGCTGTGGAGCTGGGCAGTGCAGGGCGACCATTTCCACAACACCACGATGGCCGACAATCTGCGTCAAATGCTGATGACCAAGTGCCGCATCGAAGTGCGGCAATACGTCGACGATGACGAGATGAATACCGTCACATTGTCGGACGTCAACGAATGGATCATGAATCGCATCGTTGCCGGAAACGTCTGTGTGGACGGTGAACCGGAAACCTCTCCGTCGCTGAATTTTTCTCAAAACTGACGCTTCGCCGCCGGTTCGCTTGACGGCCCCGCCGAGGCCGAAGTCGCCGAAAACGCTTGGGTTCGGCCTGCGTCTTTGCCGACTCCCTACATCGCCCCGCTTGTCGACCGGGCTTGCCGGTGGTTAAGTTTCCACGAGGGCAATGATGCTCCCCGAGTGGCTTCTTTTTCCAGGCGGTTCCCAGTGACGGCTGAATCCAGCGGCAAACGAATTCTGATCGTCGATGACGATGCCGAAATCATCGAATCGGTTCGCTATGCGCTTGAAGGCGAAGGTTACGAAGTCGTCATCGCGCGCGACGGGAACCAAGGCCTGGCGGTCGCCGAACAAGAAAATCCAGATCTGATGATCCTGGACATGATGATGCCCAAACGCAGTGGATTCCTCGTACTGGAAAAACTGCGGCGAATGCGTGACGATCCGCTCCCGGTCGTGATGATCACGGGCAATGAAGGGCATCGTCACCAAGCGTACGCCGAATTGCTGGGCGTCAGCGAATACATTCGCAAACCATT is from Crateriforma conspicua and encodes:
- the mdh gene encoding malate dehydrogenase yields the protein MRRAKISIIGAGNVGATCAHWCAAAELGDIVLLDIPQTETMPAGKALDLMQASPIMGYDANVTGTTDYADTADSDVIVVTAGIPRKPGMSRDDLLATNAKIITSVGSEIKKTSPNAVVIVVSNPLDAMVQQMWKVTGFDKSKVCGQAGVLDTARYRTFLAMELGVSIEDISALLMGGHGDTMVPIPSCTSVGGIPVTQLIDAGRLEEIVDRTRKGGAEIVSLLKTGSAYYAPSAACAQMVEAIVKDKKRLLPVAALCESEYGVGGYYVGVPVIMGKDGVEKIIELKLTDTETSAFENSVNAVKTLVASMNELLSA
- a CDS encoding alpha/beta hydrolase codes for the protein MRRFHDPDGLSTEASEPSETWKSPWKDEPCGWSDDVAATTDSSAIVGEDSTDELPAARTFLLPLHYEPGYQYPLVIWLHNDGFNETQIEQVMPHISLRNYVGVGVRGAKAGDAIGHRFDWSDTEAAVQSAWRQINSAIDESKRRFAIHPDRIVLAGYRSGGTMALRLALRHPEVFAGVISLGGALPTGRRLFSDLNDLRRQRLSMLWSWAVQGDHFHNTTMADNLRQMLMTKCRIEVRQYVDDDEMNTVTLSDVNEWIMNRIVAGNVCVDGEPETSPSLNFSQN
- a CDS encoding response regulator transcription factor, encoding MTAESSGKRILIVDDDAEIIESVRYALEGEGYEVVIARDGNQGLAVAEQENPDLMILDMMMPKRSGFLVLEKLRRMRDDPLPVVMITGNEGHRHQAYAELLGVSEYIRKPFPMDRLIDAVNNLLNQD
- a CDS encoding SDR family NAD(P)-dependent oxidoreductase — translated: MRRPPYRRSPDNDSITMTESDNAFSLAGRQALVTGGTQGVGAAIARAVARAGADVIVVGVRDDASAQEVLDDIRRHGRQGELLVADLSQPPQRYVDDILAAALDRFPDLGLLVNNVGTYIDRPFLEMDWSTYQTTMNLNVACGYFLTQAFARHWITKGIEGRVVFTGSINGMLAEADHTAYDTSKGAVAAMVRSLCVALAPHGIRVNSMAPGLVRTPLTGPALDQNRLQEWMELHTPNGRVPDADVCGDAVVFLLSHAARHVHGQTMLVDGGMSVWQQPDPPSQFG